Proteins encoded by one window of Halobaculum halobium:
- a CDS encoding ABC transporter substrate-binding protein — protein sequence MIPDDIEPNRRDVLKASGAAGLAGLAGLAGCSTTDDAATDTATEESDGGGGGGGGEETTADDGGDGGNGGDSGPYSIGMVNSLTGSLSAFGQRNQRGMELALADVNEVGIGGRDLNIIVEDSESQSQAGVSAAQKLVNQDGVPFVIGAVGSGVSLAIYESVIQGTDVVQLSQNSTSPDLTDFPGLLRMSPTGSTQSTALANIISEDGYDSVALAWVNNDYGQGLAETFREEWGGDIAYDEPHDQGQSSYSSTVSGMANSGADAWLFITYQPEFTSMAQEAYSNGYEAQFYGADSVQGSDVLGNTPEGSLDGMKIVVPSAAIDQENYQNFASEFEAEYGDSPTSWSAFAYDCVITAALSIATADEFTGAALQETVREVTRPEGETVFTFAEAMDVLGDDGSAADIDYQGVSGPIDFDENGDPVGFLQILSVENHEYVSSGTIEG from the coding sequence ATGATACCGGATGATATCGAACCGAACCGGCGGGACGTACTGAAGGCGTCCGGGGCCGCGGGCCTCGCTGGCCTTGCGGGCCTTGCGGGCTGTAGCACGACCGACGACGCGGCGACCGACACCGCAACCGAGGAATCGGACGGCGGTGGCGGCGGTGGCGGCGGCGAGGAGACCACCGCCGACGACGGCGGAGACGGCGGGAACGGCGGAGACAGCGGACCGTACTCCATCGGGATGGTCAACTCCCTGACCGGGTCGCTGTCGGCGTTCGGCCAGCGCAACCAGCGCGGGATGGAGCTCGCACTCGCCGACGTGAACGAGGTCGGTATCGGCGGCCGCGACCTGAACATCATCGTCGAGGACTCCGAGAGCCAGTCGCAGGCCGGCGTCTCGGCGGCCCAGAAACTCGTCAACCAGGACGGCGTGCCGTTCGTCATCGGCGCGGTCGGCTCCGGCGTGTCGCTGGCGATCTACGAGTCGGTGATCCAGGGGACCGACGTGGTACAACTGAGCCAGAACTCCACCAGCCCGGACCTGACGGACTTCCCGGGCCTGCTCCGGATGTCGCCGACGGGGAGCACCCAGTCGACAGCGCTAGCGAACATTATCAGCGAGGACGGCTACGATTCGGTCGCGCTCGCGTGGGTGAACAACGACTACGGGCAGGGGCTGGCCGAGACGTTCCGCGAGGAGTGGGGCGGCGACATCGCCTACGACGAGCCCCACGACCAGGGACAGTCGTCGTACTCCTCGACGGTGTCCGGGATGGCCAACTCCGGCGCGGACGCGTGGCTGTTCATCACCTACCAGCCAGAGTTCACCTCGATGGCACAGGAGGCGTACTCCAACGGCTACGAGGCGCAGTTCTACGGCGCCGACTCCGTCCAGGGATCTGACGTGCTCGGGAACACCCCCGAGGGGAGCCTCGACGGCATGAAGATTGTTGTCCCCTCCGCGGCAATCGACCAGGAGAACTACCAGAACTTCGCGTCCGAGTTCGAGGCCGAGTACGGCGACAGCCCGACCTCGTGGTCGGCGTTCGCCTACGACTGCGTGATCACGGCGGCGCTGTCGATCGCGACCGCCGACGAGTTCACCGGCGCGGCTTTACAAGAGACCGTCCGGGAGGTGACCCGGCCCGAGGGGGAGACAGTCTTCACCTTCGCGGAGGCCATGGACGTGCTCGGGGACGACGGCTCGGCGGCCGACATCGACTACCAGGGCGTCTCTGGCCCGATCGACTTCGACGAGAACGGCGATCCGGTCGGCTTCCTGCAGATCCTCTCCGTGGAGAACCACGAGTACGTCTCCTCGGGCACGATCGAGGGTTAA
- a CDS encoding branched-chain amino acid ABC transporter permease: MSVLEYLANGLVFSSIIVLSSIGLSLVYSIANFANFAHGDTMTVGAYTALVTFGFVGTLGAEVLGLPLGFFLALVVGVAVAAVVAVLTHKIVYEPLDVGSIGLLITSIGVAFVYRAVIQLGFGTGFVEFQIPLLRPIEALIPFGIRMTLHDVAIVASAAVLVAGLHALLQYTDLGRKMRATADNPSLARVSGIRTDRIEIWTWVIGAGLAGAGGVFLGLYNNISPRMGFNILLVVFAAVILGGIGSVYGAMAGGFLIGMINQLTPILPRLGQEISFVPESFGIPIGIEYANAIAFLIMVAVLLVRPSGIAGEEAT; encoded by the coding sequence ATGTCGGTTCTCGAATACCTGGCGAACGGGCTCGTGTTCAGCAGCATCATCGTGTTGTCCAGCATCGGGCTCTCGCTGGTGTACTCGATCGCGAACTTCGCGAACTTCGCCCACGGCGACACGATGACCGTCGGCGCCTACACCGCGCTCGTGACGTTCGGGTTTGTGGGAACGCTCGGCGCCGAGGTACTCGGGCTTCCGCTCGGGTTCTTCCTCGCGCTGGTCGTCGGCGTCGCGGTCGCCGCAGTGGTCGCGGTACTCACCCACAAGATCGTCTACGAGCCGCTCGATGTCGGCTCGATCGGGCTGCTCATCACGTCGATCGGTGTCGCGTTCGTGTATCGCGCGGTCATCCAACTGGGCTTCGGCACCGGGTTCGTCGAGTTCCAGATCCCGCTGTTGCGACCGATCGAGGCGCTGATCCCGTTCGGGATCCGCATGACGCTACACGACGTAGCGATCGTCGCCAGCGCCGCCGTGCTGGTCGCAGGGCTCCACGCGCTGCTCCAGTACACTGACCTCGGCCGGAAGATGCGCGCGACGGCGGACAATCCATCGCTCGCGCGGGTCTCGGGGATCCGGACCGACCGGATCGAGATCTGGACGTGGGTCATCGGCGCCGGACTCGCCGGCGCCGGCGGCGTCTTCCTCGGCCTCTACAACAATATCTCGCCACGGATGGGGTTCAACATCCTGCTGGTCGTGTTCGCGGCCGTGATCCTCGGCGGGATCGGCTCCGTCTACGGCGCGATGGCCGGCGGCTTCCTCATCGGGATGATCAACCAACTGACGCCGATCCTCCCGCGACTCGGACAGGAGATCTCGTTCGTTCCCGAGAGCTTCGGCATTCCCATCGGCATCGAGTACGCGAACGCCATCGCCTTTCTCATCATGGTCGCCGTGCTGCTCGTGCGCCCGTCCGGCATCGCCGGGGAGGAGGCGACGTGA
- a CDS encoding branched-chain amino acid ABC transporter permease, which translates to MSVADGVRGRFADLTRAEQGVVGFVVALAALLVFGLVTGGLAPTYFLYLVGLVGMYVLLSFGLNAQWGYTGLINFSVAAFFGIGAYGTALLTAGNSPIGADGWQFRLLGVDLVWVSGARLYGLLPLTLVGLLAAILLAVVVAVAIGIPTLRLRADYLAIASLGLAEVVRLLFLNQRDVTNGSAGLRGLPGFFDGWPVLGTLPQTLPGIRVHELQLGIPGVFTTRLFGFTLGTPFWQALLNVALVVAMAGAVYAVLRRVHRSPWGRVLRTIRSDDDLAEALGKNTYAFKMQSFVLGSVIMALAGVFYAHLNLFVSPGDLEPINTFYVWIAVILGGSGSNRGAILGGFVVITIREGTRFLAEVLPASFPVDLPLVTSTYATIVNNFGSTRLLAVGVLIILVMRFRPQGVLPPQRELIWPASVAASAGPGETNPRETIDEETTATATAAAPEAEADAADSEAEAGAAGRDGGESDE; encoded by the coding sequence GTGAGCGTCGCCGATGGAGTGCGCGGGCGGTTCGCTGACCTGACCCGCGCGGAACAGGGCGTCGTCGGCTTCGTCGTCGCGTTGGCGGCGCTGCTGGTGTTCGGGCTCGTCACCGGCGGGCTCGCGCCGACGTACTTCCTGTATCTCGTCGGCCTCGTCGGGATGTACGTCCTGCTGTCGTTCGGGCTGAACGCGCAGTGGGGGTACACCGGGCTGATCAACTTCTCCGTCGCGGCGTTCTTCGGGATCGGCGCATACGGCACGGCGCTGTTGACCGCCGGTAACTCGCCGATCGGGGCCGACGGGTGGCAGTTCAGGCTCCTCGGCGTCGACCTCGTGTGGGTCTCCGGGGCGCGGCTCTACGGTCTCCTCCCGCTCACCCTCGTCGGCTTGCTGGCCGCGATCCTCCTCGCGGTCGTCGTCGCGGTCGCGATCGGGATCCCGACGCTCCGCCTGCGTGCGGACTACCTCGCGATCGCGTCGCTTGGACTCGCAGAGGTCGTCCGACTGCTGTTCTTGAACCAGCGCGACGTGACCAACGGGAGCGCCGGGCTGCGGGGGCTGCCTGGCTTCTTCGACGGCTGGCCGGTGCTTGGCACGCTCCCGCAGACGCTGCCCGGCATCCGGGTCCACGAACTCCAACTCGGGATCCCGGGGGTGTTCACGACGCGCCTCTTCGGGTTCACGCTCGGAACGCCGTTCTGGCAGGCGCTGTTGAACGTCGCGCTCGTGGTCGCGATGGCCGGCGCGGTGTACGCGGTGTTGCGCCGCGTCCACCGCTCGCCGTGGGGGCGCGTGCTCCGGACGATCCGGTCGGACGACGACCTCGCGGAGGCGCTGGGGAAAAACACCTACGCGTTCAAGATGCAGTCGTTCGTGCTCGGGAGCGTCATCATGGCGCTGGCGGGCGTGTTCTACGCGCACCTGAATCTCTTCGTCAGCCCGGGCGACCTGGAGCCGATCAACACGTTCTACGTGTGGATCGCGGTGATCCTCGGCGGGAGCGGCTCGAACCGCGGGGCGATCTTGGGCGGCTTCGTCGTCATCACCATCCGCGAAGGGACCCGCTTCCTCGCGGAGGTGCTGCCGGCGTCGTTCCCGGTCGATCTGCCGCTCGTGACGAGCACGTACGCGACGATCGTGAACAACTTCGGGTCGACGCGGCTGCTCGCGGTCGGCGTGCTCATCATCCTCGTGATGCGGTTCCGGCCGCAGGGCGTGCTCCCGCCGCAGCGAGAGCTCATCTGGCCGGCATCGGTCGCCGCCTCTGCGGGGCCGGGCGAGACGAACCCCCGCGAGACGATCGACGAGGAGACGACCGCGACGGCGACCGCGGCCGCCCCGGAGGCGGAGGCCGATGCTGCCGACTCCGAGGCGGAGGCCGGCGCCGCCGGCCGCGACGGGGGTGAGTCCGATGAGTGA
- a CDS encoding ABC transporter ATP-binding protein, translating to MSDAAPDLYDGPNLDKEDIVLRVDELRKTFGGLVATDDASFAVERGSVTGLIGPNGAGKSTLFNLISGFYEPDAGHVSVNGVDVTGAPPHEVADEGLIRTFQTPRKLEGMTVREAMLVGPQRQPGESFVKLFTSPGEVEAAETRNIEDAQRMLEQFEIDHLATQPATDLSGGQLKLVELARAMLAEPELLMLDEPVAGVNPTLANKLRDHIARLNEDGVTLCIIEHDMEFIMNLADPIIVLDQGSVLVEGTPEAVRSDDRVIDAYLGGPGE from the coding sequence ATGAGTGACGCCGCTCCCGACCTGTACGACGGCCCGAACCTCGACAAGGAGGATATCGTGTTGCGCGTCGACGAGCTCCGGAAGACGTTCGGCGGCCTCGTCGCCACCGACGACGCCTCCTTCGCCGTCGAGCGGGGGAGCGTCACGGGGCTCATCGGTCCGAACGGCGCCGGCAAGTCCACGCTGTTCAACCTCATCTCGGGCTTCTACGAGCCCGACGCGGGGCACGTCTCGGTCAACGGGGTCGACGTGACCGGCGCCCCACCCCACGAAGTCGCTGACGAGGGGCTGATCCGGACGTTCCAGACGCCCCGAAAACTGGAGGGGATGACCGTCCGCGAAGCGATGCTCGTCGGGCCGCAGCGCCAGCCCGGCGAGTCGTTCGTGAAGCTGTTCACGAGCCCCGGCGAGGTCGAAGCCGCGGAGACGCGCAACATCGAGGACGCCCAGCGGATGCTGGAGCAGTTCGAGATCGACCACCTCGCGACGCAGCCGGCGACCGACCTCTCGGGCGGCCAGCTGAAGTTGGTGGAGCTCGCACGGGCGATGCTCGCCGAGCCCGAGCTCCTCATGCTCGACGAGCCGGTCGCGGGGGTCAACCCGACGCTCGCGAACAAGCTGCGCGACCACATCGCCCGCCTCAACGAGGACGGCGTGACGCTGTGCATCATCGAACACGACATGGAGTTCATCATGAACCTCGCCGACCCGATCATCGTGCTTGACCAGGGCAGCGTCCTCGTGGAGGGGACGCCCGAGGCAGTCAGAAGCGACGACCGCGTGATCGACGCCTACCTCGGAGGGCCGGGCGAATGA
- a CDS encoding ABC transporter ATP-binding protein has protein sequence MSDDPASSTADADGSADASVESDPPAADPILSVEHVDSGYGDVQVLDDLSLTLADGEVACLIGPNGAGKSTVLKTVFGLLTPWSGHVRYRGDDIGGLAPEDVVREGIGYVPQTENVFGNLTIEENLRMGGVARDDDLGPVIDELYDRFPILTEKRNAKARTLSGGQRQVLAFARALVMEPDVLLIDEPSAGLAPNTADEVFDDVLAVNELGTAILMVEQNARKGLSISDSGYVLDQGSVAYADEADALLDNPEVSRLYLGG, from the coding sequence ATGAGCGACGACCCGGCGTCGTCGACGGCTGACGCGGACGGTTCGGCGGACGCGTCCGTCGAGTCGGACCCGCCCGCCGCCGACCCCATCCTCTCGGTCGAACACGTCGACAGCGGCTACGGCGACGTGCAGGTGCTCGACGACCTCTCACTGACGCTCGCGGACGGCGAGGTCGCGTGTCTCATCGGGCCGAACGGCGCCGGCAAGTCGACGGTGCTGAAGACCGTGTTCGGACTGCTGACGCCGTGGTCGGGGCACGTCCGCTACCGCGGCGACGACATCGGCGGGCTGGCTCCCGAAGACGTCGTCCGCGAAGGGATCGGCTACGTTCCCCAGACCGAGAACGTGTTCGGGAACCTCACGATCGAGGAGAACCTCCGCATGGGCGGGGTCGCCCGCGACGACGACCTCGGGCCGGTGATCGACGAACTGTACGACCGGTTCCCGATCCTCACCGAGAAGCGGAACGCGAAGGCCCGAACGCTCTCGGGTGGCCAGCGACAGGTGCTGGCGTTCGCCCGCGCGCTCGTGATGGAGCCGGACGTCCTGCTCATCGACGAGCCGTCCGCGGGGTTGGCGCCCAACACCGCCGACGAGGTGTTCGACGACGTGCTCGCGGTCAACGAGCTCGGGACGGCGATCTTGATGGTCGAGCAGAACGCCCGCAAGGGCCTGTCCATCTCCGACTCGGGGTACGTCCTCGACCAGGGGAGCGTCGCGTACGCCGACGAGGCGGACGCGCTGCTCGACAACCCCGAGGTGTCGAGGCTGTACCTCGGCGGGTAG
- a CDS encoding HAH_0734 family protein: MKKLIVHGDPGLRKDGIIDYDDEEMRVFSVQRQGEYHGPDEPQLWCTIGTDDEREDFETKTYVPHWLEVDTIDAEALDIVKAGGDLNV; encoded by the coding sequence ATGAAGAAGCTCATCGTCCACGGTGACCCGGGCCTCCGCAAGGACGGCATCATCGACTACGACGACGAGGAGATGCGCGTCTTCTCCGTCCAGCGCCAGGGGGAGTACCACGGCCCAGACGAGCCGCAGCTGTGGTGTACCATCGGCACCGACGACGAGCGCGAGGACTTCGAGACGAAGACGTACGTTCCCCACTGGCTGGAGGTCGACACCATCGACGCCGAGGCGCTCGACATCGTCAAAGCCGGCGGCGACCTCAACGTCTGA
- a CDS encoding DUF2298 domain-containing protein has protein sequence MEYGLVVRWLVALLALGAVGMPLAARLFPRSATRGIGFSLPLSALTLGLVAFWVGRVAFGPIALAAGVVVLLALAVATVLDRDALREGAVALDDDAVERLPDRTVVAETAAVFAVAFLFVVVIRAFDPGVDPSAGEKFLDYGLLKSLLRADALPPEDMWFAGESVRYYYGGHLLAALFSLLTATPARFGYNLALAGVFAMLVAAVYDLAGAVAASRGRSRRIAGLLGVFLVGLAGNIHTAGWVFVRALPPGLRERVAGVLDLDAGELVAREFSYWTASRIIEGTINEFPLFAWLNGDLHAHMTMTPFLLLGAALAFSLYRTPESETRRRRLLLFGAVPLVGGFQVVLDTWSFPSVFGLAWLALAAAPAAPRTLLPASLRRRLDAALGSERGDGRAHPTAPRLPAELARPVVAAVVVAAAGVLAVVVAAPFLLVAVAGGGSERELAVLPVEMRSSFGSLLVVHGAFLATFLAGVLGAVGRERPVAVVTGGVALALAGFAVGLPALGLFGTLLIAGWVALRTDRAGFETVLIVGGAGLALAVELVYLNEQAGPGRMNTVFKTYAQVWPLWAAAAGVVLAGILEAVPRPGASALWPSSGTRDVAAALFVAALLVSTGMYAAFAVPAHVNEGYPDDPTLDGTHFVGAFHPSQERAIDWLDAREGQPAILSAPATGVYPGAESRYGHSPRMYQWDASPAASLTGLPTVAGWHHEVGYRGPEAYFGRVRAVDDAYTSDAAAVEVFREYDVRYVWVGPAERERYDGRGLIDFASIDGVDVVEEASTPSVTVFRVTESELPPASSLREEEN, from the coding sequence ATGGAGTACGGTCTCGTCGTCCGCTGGCTCGTCGCCCTCCTCGCGCTCGGCGCCGTCGGGATGCCGCTGGCCGCCCGACTGTTCCCGCGGTCGGCGACGCGGGGCATCGGCTTCTCGCTTCCTCTCTCCGCGCTGACGCTCGGCCTCGTCGCGTTCTGGGTCGGGCGCGTGGCGTTCGGCCCGATCGCGCTCGCGGCGGGAGTGGTCGTCCTGCTCGCGCTCGCGGTCGCGACGGTGCTGGACCGCGACGCGCTTCGCGAGGGCGCCGTCGCACTCGACGACGACGCGGTCGAGAGACTTCCGGACCGGACCGTCGTCGCCGAGACCGCCGCGGTGTTCGCGGTCGCGTTCCTGTTCGTCGTGGTGATCCGCGCGTTCGATCCCGGCGTCGACCCCAGCGCCGGCGAGAAGTTCCTCGATTACGGGCTCCTCAAGTCGCTGCTGCGGGCGGACGCGCTGCCGCCGGAGGACATGTGGTTCGCCGGCGAGTCCGTCCGCTACTACTACGGGGGGCACCTGCTGGCGGCGCTGTTCTCACTGCTGACGGCGACGCCCGCCCGCTTCGGGTACAACCTCGCCCTCGCGGGCGTCTTCGCGATGCTCGTCGCCGCTGTCTACGACCTCGCGGGCGCGGTCGCGGCGAGCAGAGGGCGTTCGCGCCGGATCGCTGGTCTCCTCGGGGTGTTCCTCGTCGGCCTCGCCGGGAACATCCACACCGCCGGCTGGGTGTTCGTCCGCGCGCTTCCGCCCGGGCTTCGCGAACGCGTGGCCGGCGTCCTCGACCTCGACGCGGGCGAACTCGTCGCCCGGGAGTTCTCCTACTGGACTGCCAGTCGCATCATCGAGGGAACGATCAACGAGTTCCCGCTGTTCGCGTGGCTCAACGGCGACCTCCACGCGCACATGACGATGACGCCGTTCCTCCTGCTTGGGGCGGCGCTCGCGTTCTCGCTCTATCGCACGCCCGAGTCGGAGACGCGTCGCCGGCGGCTGCTCCTGTTCGGCGCCGTGCCGCTCGTCGGCGGCTTCCAAGTCGTGCTCGACACGTGGAGCTTCCCGAGCGTGTTCGGCCTGGCGTGGCTGGCGCTCGCGGCCGCACCCGCGGCGCCGCGGACGCTGCTTCCCGCGTCGCTTCGGCGCCGGCTCGACGCGGCGCTCGGCAGCGAACGGGGAGACGGGAGAGCCCACCCGACCGCTCCCCGTCTTCCCGCGGAACTCGCCCGGCCGGTTGTCGCCGCAGTGGTAGTCGCCGCCGCGGGGGTGCTCGCGGTCGTCGTCGCCGCCCCGTTCCTGCTCGTCGCCGTCGCCGGCGGCGGCAGCGAGCGCGAGCTCGCGGTGCTGCCCGTCGAGATGCGCTCGTCGTTCGGCAGCCTCCTCGTCGTCCACGGGGCGTTTCTCGCGACGTTCCTCGCGGGGGTGCTCGGGGCCGTCGGCCGGGAGCGCCCGGTGGCGGTGGTCACCGGGGGCGTCGCGTTAGCGCTCGCGGGGTTCGCCGTCGGACTCCCCGCGCTCGGGCTCTTCGGGACGCTGCTGATCGCGGGGTGGGTCGCGCTCCGGACCGACCGCGCTGGGTTCGAGACGGTGTTGATCGTCGGCGGCGCGGGGCTGGCGCTCGCGGTCGAACTCGTCTACCTGAACGAGCAGGCCGGTCCCGGCCGGATGAACACGGTCTTCAAGACGTACGCGCAGGTGTGGCCGCTGTGGGCAGCCGCGGCGGGCGTCGTCCTCGCGGGGATACTGGAGGCCGTACCGCGCCCGGGCGCCTCGGCGCTGTGGCCGAGTTCGGGCACGCGCGACGTGGCGGCGGCGCTGTTCGTCGCCGCGCTGCTCGTGTCGACCGGGATGTACGCCGCCTTCGCCGTTCCGGCGCACGTGAACGAGGGATATCCCGACGACCCGACGCTCGACGGCACCCACTTCGTCGGCGCGTTCCACCCCAGCCAGGAGCGGGCGATCGACTGGCTGGACGCCCGCGAGGGCCAACCCGCGATCCTCTCGGCGCCCGCGACCGGAGTGTACCCCGGCGCAGAGAGCCGGTACGGCCACTCGCCCAGGATGTACCAGTGGGACGCCAGTCCCGCCGCGAGCCTCACCGGACTCCCGACGGTCGCCGGCTGGCACCACGAGGTCGGCTACCGCGGCCCCGAGGCGTACTTCGGGCGGGTCCGCGCGGTCGACGACGCCTACACGTCCGATGCGGCCGCCGTCGAGGTCTTCCGCGAGTACGACGTGCGCTACGTGTGGGTCGGCCCGGCCGAGCGCGAGCGCTACGACGGCCGCGGGCTGATCGACTTCGCGTCGATCGATGGCGTCGACGTGGTCGAGGAGGCCTCGACCCCGTCGGTGACGGTGTTCCGGGTGACGGAGTCGGAGCTGCCGCCGGCGTCGTCGCTGCGGGAGGAAGAAAACTGA
- a CDS encoding glycosyltransferase translates to MQPTVGVVVPAYHPDLGRLRTYLRAIRETIDPDELRVELDLPNGARGAGDGDAAATASTTPGSGSEDSVSFALPDDVDCRVVRRRRGKGAAVTAGFEALSTDVYAFADADGATPASSLADVIAPVRDGDADLAAGSRRHPDSVVRSHQTFARRFLGDGFAWIARRLLDAELYDYQCGAKAITATAWERARDHLYEPGFAWDIELVAVAAGLDYRILEVPVAWEDQPGSTVSPVSDTLDMGRGLLVARHRARLIRDDRLHRLIDREDGVALIDRPDDSGAVSDGGAAPGAAGEHDGTEGEHVASDDDPDGTESR, encoded by the coding sequence ATGCAGCCGACCGTCGGCGTCGTCGTCCCCGCCTATCACCCGGACCTCGGTCGGCTCCGGACCTACCTCCGTGCGATCCGCGAGACGATCGACCCCGACGAGCTCCGCGTCGAACTCGACCTCCCGAACGGCGCCCGGGGCGCCGGCGACGGTGACGCCGCCGCGACCGCCTCGACGACTCCCGGCTCCGGCTCCGAAGACTCGGTCTCCTTCGCGCTTCCCGACGACGTGGACTGCCGCGTCGTTCGTCGCCGCCGCGGCAAGGGGGCGGCCGTCACCGCCGGCTTCGAGGCGCTCTCGACGGACGTGTACGCCTTCGCCGACGCCGACGGCGCGACGCCGGCGTCATCGCTTGCGGACGTGATCGCCCCGGTCCGCGACGGCGACGCGGATCTCGCCGCGGGGTCCCGCCGTCACCCGGACTCCGTGGTCCGATCCCACCAGACGTTCGCTCGGCGCTTCCTCGGCGACGGCTTCGCGTGGATCGCGCGCCGCCTGCTCGACGCCGAACTGTACGACTACCAGTGCGGCGCGAAGGCGATCACCGCGACCGCGTGGGAACGCGCCCGCGACCACCTGTACGAGCCGGGATTCGCGTGGGATATCGAACTCGTCGCGGTCGCCGCGGGGTTGGACTACCGGATCCTCGAAGTGCCCGTCGCCTGGGAGGATCAGCCGGGATCGACGGTCTCGCCCGTGAGCGACACGCTCGACATGGGCCGCGGGCTGCTGGTCGCGCGACACCGCGCGCGGCTCATCCGCGACGACCGGCTCCATCGGTTGATCGACCGCGAGGACGGCGTCGCATTGATAGACCGACCTGACGACAGCGGAGCCGTGAGCGACGGGGGCGCCGCCCCGGGCGCCGCGGGCGAGCACGACGGGACCGAAGGGGAACACGTCGCGAGCGATGACGACCCAGACGGAACCGAGTCGCGATGA
- a CDS encoding GtrA family protein, translating to MSDDGALAALASGTRIGQFVSVGVVGFAFDIATSTALRELGVFPEVAAFVGIEVAVVVMFLLNDRVTFAEEGLGGLAPTLRRLAKSNVVRAGGIAVQLLVFTALYRGLALPLSVAGIDLWFVVSRAGGIGVGMIVNYVAESVFTWRVLD from the coding sequence ATGAGCGACGACGGCGCGCTCGCGGCGCTGGCCTCGGGGACGCGCATCGGCCAGTTCGTCTCCGTCGGCGTCGTCGGCTTCGCCTTCGACATCGCGACCTCGACGGCGCTGCGCGAGCTCGGCGTCTTCCCGGAGGTCGCCGCGTTCGTCGGTATCGAGGTGGCCGTCGTCGTGATGTTCCTGCTCAACGACCGCGTGACGTTCGCCGAGGAGGGGCTCGGCGGGCTCGCCCCGACGCTGCGGCGGCTCGCGAAGTCGAACGTCGTTCGCGCCGGCGGTATCGCCGTCCAGTTGCTGGTGTTCACGGCGTTGTACCGCGGACTCGCGCTGCCGCTGTCGGTCGCGGGGATCGACCTCTGGTTCGTCGTCTCCCGGGCTGGCGGCATCGGTGTCGGGATGATCGTCAACTACGTCGCAGAGAGCGTGTTCACCTGGCGCGTGCTTGACTGA